One genomic window of Arvicola amphibius chromosome 4, mArvAmp1.2, whole genome shotgun sequence includes the following:
- the Ccdc154 gene encoding coiled-coil domain-containing protein 154 yields MSDSPSPGLSPSQLNTVTLEDLELLLAEGLTSPEPLDVDTSERYECSGLASSCVVPEHDTPKQQKQLEQWVAELQAEVVRLRAHRERCEHATLGLLRELLQVRARVQLQASELRQLRQEVQQVVWSPEKEALELSGPQSQNQIQALDKRLVEVREALTQIRRTQVLQDTERKCSEQEMNLRLTKLNDLLRQEEQGREAAYSTLQRNQEDTNQKVDRGLFKMQDQVTKFSEDMSIRFLKREAKLCSFLQKCFLAMEQRMKSSESTRLMAESSLREELENRWQKLHELTEERLRALRAHREEEEGHLLEQCRGLDKAVVYLTKFVRQNQVSLNRVLMAEQKAREAKVSLEESQAGELASYVQENLEAVQMAGKLAQQETQGALELLQEKSQVLEGSVAGLDQQLKDLSDHCLALSWKLDLQEQTLGVKLSQVQAAWEGIERESLQNLVRWLKEVSAHLQEVQEKVNNLPQQIENVSNKCVLHKSDVDLRISAEGKARESEVEAVRQELATLLVSVQFLKEENPGRKIAEIQGQLATFQKQIIKLENSLQANKTIQNLKFNNETKLRAEEIATLRESMLSLWSEEGPWPLTLGSKRVFMSLVRQRFFIKDIALGELVPVNSWGVYQAVRWLQWKTILLNLVAHQRPGAISAMTYWKPAPKILSQK; encoded by the exons ATGTCAG ACAGCCCCTCACCGGGGCTTTCGCCTTCACAACTGAACACTGTCACGCTCGAGGACCTGGAGCTTCTCTTAGCAGAAGGCCTCACCAGTCCCGAGCCCTTGGATGTGGATACCTCAGAGAGGTATGAGTGCAGTGGCCTGGCGTCCAGCTGCGTGGTCCCTGAACACGACACCCCTAAGCAGCAGAAACAGTTGGAGCAGTG GGTAGCTGAGCTGCAGGCTGAGGTGGTTCGCCTGAGGGCACACAGGGAACGCTGTGAGCATGCCACACTGGGCCTGCTTCGGGAGCTGCTGCAGGTTCGTGCTCGTGTGCAGCTCCAGGCCTCAGAGCTGCgccagctgaggcaggaagtgCAACAAGTGGTCTGGAGCCCCGAGAAGGAGGCCCTAGAG CTGTCTGGGCCCCAGAGCCAGAACCAGATACAAGCCCTGGATAAAAg GCTAGTGGAGGTCCGAGAGGCTTTGACACAGATCAGGAGGACACAGGTGCTACAGGACACAGAGCGGAAATGTTCCGAGCAGGAGATGAACCTCAG GCTGACCAAGCTGAATGACTtgctgaggcaagaggagcagGGCCGGGAAGCAGCCTATAGCACCCTGCAGAGGAACCAAGAGGACACCAACCAAAAAGTGGACCGTGGGTTGTTCAAGATGCAG GACCAGGTGACTAAATTCAGCGAAGATATGAGCATCCGCTTCCTAAAGAGGGAAGCCAAACTGTGCAGTTTTCTTCAGAAGTGTTTCCTGGCCATGGAGCAG AGAATGAAGTCTTCAGAGAGCACACGTCTGATGGCAGAAAGCAGCCTTCGAGAGGAACTGGAAAACCGCTGGCAGAAGCTACACGAACTGACAGAGGAGCGCTTGCGGGCCCTGCGGGCACATCGTGAG gaggaggaaggtcaCCTGCTGGAGCAGTGCCGGGGCCTGGACAAAGCCGTAGTCTACCTGACCAAGTTTGTGCGACAGAACCAGGTGTCACTGAATCGTGTCCTGATGGCTGAGCAGAAGGCCCG GGAGGCCAAGGTGAGCTTGGAGGAGAGCCAGGCCGGAGAGCTGGCCTCGTACGTCCAGGAGAATCTGGAGGCTGTGCAGATGGCTGGCAAGCTAGCCCAGCAGGAAACTCAGGGTGCACTGGAACTG CTTCAAGAGAAGAGCCAGGTCCTAGAAGGGTCAGTCGCAGGGCTGGACCAGCAGCTGAAGGACCTGAGTGACCATTGTCTAGCTCTCAGCTGGAAGCTAGACCTGCAGGAGCAAACATTAGGCGTGAAGCTGTCCCAG GTGCAGGCTGCATGGGAAGGTATAGAGAGGGAGTCCTTGCAGAATCTGGTCCGGTGGCTAAAAGAGGTCTCAGCTCACTTGCAGGAGGTGCAGGAAAAAGTGAACAACCTGCCCCAGCAG ATAGAAAATGTCTCCAACAAGTGTGTTCTTCACAAGAGTGATGTGGACCTGCGGATCTCTGCCGAGGGCAAGGCCAG agagtCTGAGGTTGAGGCTGTGCGACAGGAGCTAGCCACCCTGCTGGTGTCTGTGCAGTTTCTGAAGGAGGAGAACCCTGGACGGAAGATTGCGGAGATCCAGGGCCAGCTGGCCACG TTTCAGAAGCAAATAATCAAGTTAGAGAACAGCCTTCAGGCCAACAAGACCATTCAGAACCTGAAGTTTAATAACGAGACCAAGCTG CGGGCAGAAGAGATCGCAACCCTGCGTGAGAGCATGCTGAGCCTGTGGAGCGAGGAGGGCCCCTGGCCGCTGACACTGGGCAGCAAGCGGGTGTTCATGTCCCTGGTGAGGCAGCGGTTCTTCATCAAGGACATAGCACTGGGCGAGCTGGTCCCTGTGAACTCCTGGGGCGTGTATCAGGCTGTGAG GTGGCTTCAGTGGAAGACAATCCTCTTGAACCTGGTAGCCCACCAAAGGCCAGGAGCAATCTCCGCGATGACCTACTGGAAGCCTGCACCCAAGATCCTGTCCCAGAAATAA
- the Percc1 gene encoding protein PERCC1 has product MAAGVIRSVCDFRLPLPSHQSFLPTDLEAPETSEEEEEEEEDEEGDHELQDEGPQGCSPDSQSSGVAPQSPSSPETPMQLLRFSELISGDIQRYFGRKDTGQDPDAQDIYSDSQLASCSARDLYYADLVCLAQDGPPEEEEATELSVNLPGGSEGQMHRLGHRGDRVPPLGPLAELFDYGLRQFSRPRVSACQRLRLERKYSHITPMTQRKLPPSFWKEPVPNPLGLLHPGTPDFSDLLASWSAEGGSELQSGGTQALEETPMTEI; this is encoded by the coding sequence ATGGCTGCTGGTGTGATTCGGTCTGTCTGTGACTTCCGGTTGCCCCTGCCATCACACCAGTCCTTCCTGCCCACAGACCTGGAGGCTCCAGAAACTTccgaagaggaagaagaggaggaggaagacgaagAGGGAGACCATGAGCTGCAAGATGAGGGGCCACAGGGCTGCAGCCCagattcccagagctcaggagtgGCCCCCCAGAGTCCCAGCAGCCCGGAGACCCCAATGCAGCTGCTGCGCTTCTCAGAGCTCATCAGTGGCGACATCCAGCGGTACTTTGGACGCAAGGACACAGGGCAAGACCCAGATGCCCAAGACATCTATTCTGACAGCCAACTAGCCAGCTGCTCTGCCCGGGATCTGTACTATGCTGATCTGGTATGTTTGGCCCAGGATGGGCccccagaggaagaggaggctaCTGAGCTCAGTGTGAATTTGCCTGGGGGGTCTGAGGGTCAGATGCACAGGTTGGGCCATAGAGGAGACAGGGTGCCACCACTGGGCCCCCTGGCTGAGCTCTTTGATTATGGGCTCCGGCAGTTCTCCAGGCCCAGAGTGTCAGCTTGTCAAAGACTGAGGCTAGAGAGGAAGTATAGCCACATAACTCCCATGACCCAAAGGAAATTGCCTCCATCCTTCTGGAAGGAGCCTGTGCCCAACCCACTAGGCCTACTGCATCCAGGCACACCAGATTTTAGTGATCTGCTGGCCAGTTGGTCTGCCGAGGGTGGCTCCGAACTGCAGAGTGGAGGCACCCAGGCCCTGGAGGAGACACCGATGACTGAGATCTAG